The nucleotide window AAATAGCTAAACTAATCAATCCCAAATAAATGACCCCCCAAATGGCAAAAGCATAGTTAGCCGGAATAATTAAAACATTTCTAAACACGGTGTTAGCTAGTTCTCCAACCGTTAACCCTTCAGGAGGAGCTAAATTAGAATATATATTCATGCCAAAAGCGGAGAAAATAGCAATAAAATTAATCCATTGCCTAAGAGTATCTCGATCTAATTTCATCATTCTTGACTATTCCTATATAGGCAAACAAATTTTAAGCTTTTAATCTCATATTATAATGTCCACTTTATCCTTTGACGGCTACACCTAGAGGGATTATTAGCGATCGCTCTCTAGAGGGTAGACAATTCTGTAACCTGTGTGTAGTATTTATAATTGCAATTATAGTATTTCGAGATAATGACCATAGAAATTTTTAACAAACAGATTATCCGCAACTATTTGCTAGTTTTGGCTACGGTAATGACCACAAGTATAGGCATAGCAGAACTTTTTCATAGTCCTAATCGACTAGCGAAGGAAAACAAGCTCAAAAGCTATGCGCCCTATTTGAATGCAGGTTTTGTCAACTATGGAATCGATTTCCTCCATTCAGACAGCGCGGTTATTTCGCCTTAGGACGGGGGAAATTAGAAGCGGCGGAGAAGTGCATAACCGGTTCATTTTTCAGGGCTTGTAGCATAAAATTGCGCCAGATAGGAGCAGCAAAACCCCCTCCTGTCACCCCTTTTCCTAAAGGACGGTTAGCATCATCTCCAATCCAGACGGCGGTGGCTAATTGAGGAACATAACCCACAAACCAGACATTGCGCTCATTATCCGTTGTTCCAGTTTTTCCGGCTGCCGGACGACCAATATTAGCGGCGGTTCCGGTTCCTCCCTCAATTACCCCTTTTAATACACTGTTAAGAGAAGCAGCCGCCCAAGGATCTAAAACCAGTTGAGGTTTAGGGGTATTATCTAATAAAACGTTGCCTCGACTATCGGTTATTCGAGCAATAATCGTCGGTTCTGAATGCCAACCATTACTCGCAAAAGTAGCATAAGCTCCGGCCATTTCTAAGGGGGTTACCCCAATTGCCCCTAAAGGTAGGGAAGTCACCGCCTGTAGGGGACTCTTAATCCCCAAAGTGCGACAGACTTCAATAATTTTGCTCGTTCCGACTTTACTGCCAATAACAACCGCCGGGACATTGCTCGATTTCACCAAAGCAGTCCGAATGGACATCGCCCCAGAATAGCCCCCGCCGTAGTTTTTCGGGCTATACCAACCGCTTCCATCCCGGAAGCTAACCGGAGCATCAACTACCACTGAATCCGGGGTATATTTCCCACTGGCAAAGGCAGTATAATAAACAAAAGGTTTAAACGAAGAACCGGGCGGACGGTGGGATTGAATGGCTCGATTGAGTTGACTTTTTTTGTAATCTACTCCCCCGACAATGGCTTTAACATAGTGAGTCCGAGGATCAACGGCTACTAAAGCGACTTGTAACTCTTTACTATAAACTCCTCGACCTCTGAGACTGTTATATGCACTTTGAACGACTTTTTCGGCTGCGATTTGGGTATTGTAATCAACGGTGGTTTGAACTCGCATTCCCCCTTTAATCACCGTATCTTTACCGAAGCGCTCATTTAATTCTTGAAGAACAGCATCAGTGACATAAGGCAGTTTACTGCCTCGCCAAGCGGTGGGTTTACCCACTTTTAAGGATTCTTTCTTGGCATTTTCGGCTTCGGCGGGAGTAATCCATCCTAATTGTGCCATCCGGTCTAAGACCAATGCTTGTCGCGTCTTGGCTTCTGAATAGTTAATGAAGGGACTATAAGCTTCAGGGGCTTGAATCAGCCCAGCCATCAACGCTGATTCAGCTAAATTGAGTTGAGAGGCGGGTTTATTAAAATAACTTTCGGCTGCGGTTTGGACACCATAGTTATTATGACCCCAATAAATATTATTGAGGTACATTTCTAATATTTGGTCTTTATTAAAAACTTGTTCGACTCGAATGGCTAAAACCGTTTCGGCGAGTTTACGACTGACTGTTCGTTCATGGGAGAGAAAAATATTTTTTACTAGCTGCATCGTCAGAGTAGAAGCCCCTTCTACCACTTCCCCACTCTTAAAATTAGCCATAATTGCCCGACCAATACTATTGGGGTTAATCCCATTGTGAAGGTAGAAATGGCTATCTTCGATCGCTAATACAGCCCGTTTTAAGTTGGGGGAGACTTCTTGGAGGTCTATCACTTTGCGGTTAGCTTCTCCGTGAAGACTACTTAAAACCCTACCTTTGATATCATAGACGTAGCTGGTTTCTGTTGGGGCGTAGTCTTTTAAGATTCTGACATCTGGGAGATTACGAAAGCTTATGGCTAGACCGACCAGTCCTCCAGCTACCACCGAACTTGCGATCATGGTAATACCCAGAATTGTCCCCCCTGCTGTTTTGAGTATCCCTTTTCTAAATTGGGAACTTGGGGAAACCGGTTGTTCCTTTTTGTGTTTTTGTCCAATGGCGCTAGACGACACGGTTATCTTACTTCCTCACTCCAAAAGGTTAGACTCGATTAATCGGGATCAATCGGTTGGTTATTTTAGGATTGATTAGTAGCTTACTAGAATTTGGCCAAGAGTCAAGCCCCTAATCAAATTCTATTATTACCTCATTTTTTGGGAAATGGGAATTAGGTAAATATTTTATCTCTAAAATGATCCCCTAGGGGTTACTAGGGGTAAAGCTTAAAAACCTTATGGATTAACTAAAACAGCTTTGTTATCCGAAATTTTTCCCAATAATTAACTTTCTTCTTGAGAAATTTGTCGTTCTATTGTTGCGATGGAGGCATTTAAGCCGGCTAATCTCGCTTCTAAATCCTCTCTGACCCATTTTAGGAACTTCAGCTTACGTTCTTGATAACTTTTACGAGACATCGAGTCATTCGGCCAGCAAGGGCTACCAAACATAGGAAACATAAATTTACCCTCTAAGTGTTTTTCTTAAATTTTTACAAATTTTTTTTAATTTTGCTGAAGAAAAAATTTCCCGATCTTGGTCAAGGTAACCGGCCACAGAGCGCGCTTTTGGTTAAGATAATCTTTAGCCTTAATTTGCTCGAACTTAATCTAAATTGGGGAAATCCTCTAAGTCTTGATTTAAACTAGAGTCTTCTGGCCAGAGGATTTTTAAAGCCATCACAGCAAACCCAATAGCGGCGATCGCTTTTAAGAGTTTTGTGGGTAAAATTTGAGCGATGCCTCCTCCGGCGATTACCCCTAAAAAACTGGCTAGAATTAAAGCGGTAATACTGCCAATAAAAACCGCCTTCGGGGATTTAGAACTTCCTCCTAAAGCGATGGCGGCCAGTTGACTTTTGTCTCCAATTTCAGCTAAAAATACGGTGATAAAACTGAGTCCGAATAGTTGCCAATCCATAGGATCAATAATTTAAATTTTTTTGAGTTTAGGTGCTTAAGTTTAGGTGCTTAAAACGTCGCCAATGAGTAACCCGGTAATCACCAGGAGGAGGATAGCAACGGCGAAATCTAGGGTTTTGGGGGCTAACCGTTTGGATATCCAGTAACCAATAATAACCCCTAATAAACTGGTAGCAATTAAGGCAGTCGCCGCCCCGGCAAATACTCCCCAAGGGGATTGAGATTCTGCCGTCATTAACAGGGTAGCCAGTTGGGTTTTATCCCCCATTTCTGCTAAAAAAATGGTAATAAATGTAGAACTAAAAACTGTCCAAAAATTCCAAGAAGGTTCTTCTTTTTTCGGTTGAGGTTGGGACAATTTAAACTCTTGAACTGGGTTGCTAAGGGTCGGCTTGGTTGCTGTCATTCGCTCTTTAATTTTAGCTGATTTTTCATAATTCTATCATTTTTGGCTCATTTTTTCCAAGGGTTTCTGAGGCTTGTCTCTAAAATCCTATTTCTTGGTTATAATGGTCTATTTCTGGGCTTTCTTCCCCATAAACGGCTTCTATTTGCTGTTGACAACAATCAATGGCAAATTCGTTAAATTCTTCGGCTTCTACTGCGTACATCCGCTTAAAGTTTTCCGGGGTGACGCGACAAAAAAGCGGTCGTTGTTCATAAATGGTACATTTTCGGGAAGAATGGTCAAAATGAACACACCATCCGTCTTCCCCCACCAGACTTAAATATTGCCTCAATTCCTCTGGGGTTAAATAGTCCTCTAATTCTGGGCGATCGCCGGGTTGGAGATGACAGCAAGCGCCACACTGGGTTACACATCGCCAAGTTGTCATAATTTTAACGTCTTCCTTGTAACAAATCTTTATAAATTTTTGTCTCGTTCCTGAGAAATAGTTTCTCCTTCCCAGGTATTATAGACAATGATTTTATTGGTGTTTAGCCTTTTTAATAACCGGGCACAGTCAGGAGAATATATGTATTTATTCGCACTCAATTTAGAACCTATTTTTCAATTGACCTTTGTTTCTTTGATTATGCTGGCCGGGCCGGCAGTAATCTTTTTACTCGCTTTCCGGGGTGGAGATCTCTAAAAAGCAGATAACCTCTTGAAACAAGTCTAACCTACCCTCCTACTTCTAGGGGGGTTAATTTTGGCATTGTTGGAGTAAA belongs to Gloeothece citriformis PCC 7424 and includes:
- a CDS encoding transglycosylase domain-containing protein, with amino-acid sequence MSSSAIGQKHKKEQPVSPSSQFRKGILKTAGGTILGITMIASSVVAGGLVGLAISFRNLPDVRILKDYAPTETSYVYDIKGRVLSSLHGEANRKVIDLQEVSPNLKRAVLAIEDSHFYLHNGINPNSIGRAIMANFKSGEVVEGASTLTMQLVKNIFLSHERTVSRKLAETVLAIRVEQVFNKDQILEMYLNNIYWGHNNYGVQTAAESYFNKPASQLNLAESALMAGLIQAPEAYSPFINYSEAKTRQALVLDRMAQLGWITPAEAENAKKESLKVGKPTAWRGSKLPYVTDAVLQELNERFGKDTVIKGGMRVQTTVDYNTQIAAEKVVQSAYNSLRGRGVYSKELQVALVAVDPRTHYVKAIVGGVDYKKSQLNRAIQSHRPPGSSFKPFVYYTAFASGKYTPDSVVVDAPVSFRDGSGWYSPKNYGGGYSGAMSIRTALVKSSNVPAVVIGSKVGTSKIIEVCRTLGIKSPLQAVTSLPLGAIGVTPLEMAGAYATFASNGWHSEPTIIARITDSRGNVLLDNTPKPQLVLDPWAAASLNSVLKGVIEGGTGTAANIGRPAAGKTGTTDNERNVWFVGYVPQLATAVWIGDDANRPLGKGVTGGGFAAPIWRNFMLQALKNEPVMHFSAASNFPRPKAK
- a CDS encoding TMEM165/GDT1 family protein — encoded protein: MDWQLFGLSFITVFLAEIGDKSQLAAIALGGSSKSPKAVFIGSITALILASFLGVIAGGGIAQILPTKLLKAIAAIGFAVMALKILWPEDSSLNQDLEDFPNLD
- a CDS encoding TMEM165/GDT1 family protein; its protein translation is MTATKPTLSNPVQEFKLSQPQPKKEEPSWNFWTVFSSTFITIFLAEMGDKTQLATLLMTAESQSPWGVFAGAATALIATSLLGVIIGYWISKRLAPKTLDFAVAILLLVITGLLIGDVLST
- a CDS encoding YkgJ family cysteine cluster protein, which gives rise to MTTWRCVTQCGACCHLQPGDRPELEDYLTPEELRQYLSLVGEDGWCVHFDHSSRKCTIYEQRPLFCRVTPENFKRMYAVEAEEFNEFAIDCCQQQIEAVYGEESPEIDHYNQEIGF
- the psb30 gene encoding photosystem II reaction center protein Ycf12/Psb30 codes for the protein MYLFALNLEPIFQLTFVSLIMLAGPAVIFLLAFRGGDL